Proteins from one Coregonus clupeaformis isolate EN_2021a chromosome 25, ASM2061545v1, whole genome shotgun sequence genomic window:
- the LOC121538886 gene encoding syntaxin-11-like codes for MRDRLVDLKGVAPASPHTDEGGQGRGTDDEEELEQQSVVFEDMMDSIFREAQSMRKEIALLRMDVKRLGKQNTRFLTSVRRISSIKRDSNALAKGIKTQGEGIYTRLEKIGMQHKQLEEEHGAHSALVRMVRSQYVSLTGAFHEAMSEYNQAEMSQRENCKTRIQRQAEIMGKEVTGEQIEEMVETGKWNVFSDNLLTDGRMARSALTEIENRHKELVELESRIKDIHELFFQMALLVEEQGAMVDNIEANVVATTDFVGKAQAQIKMAVKYKKNNPCRKLFCCCFPCCNK; via the coding sequence ATGAGAGACAGACTGGTTGACCTGAAGGGGGTGGCCCCCGCTTCTCCACACACAGACGAGGGAGGTCAGGGTCGGGGCACTGATGACGAGGAAGAACTGGAGCAGCAGTCAGTGGTGTTCGAAGACATGATGGACAGCATCTTCAGAGAGGCCCAGTCCATGAGGAAGGAGATCGCTCTGCTCCGGATGGATGTGAAGCGTCTGGGCAAGCAGAACACCCGATTCCTCACCTCTGTCCGGCGGATCAGCTCCATCAAACGAGACTCCAACGCCCTGGCCAAGGGCATCAAGACCCAGGGGGAGGGCATCTACACACGGCTGGAGAAGATCGGCATGCAGCACAAACAGCTGGAAGAAGAGCACGGTGCCCATTCTGCTCTGGTCCGCATGGTGCGCTCACAGTATGTTTCTCTCACCGGGGCCTTCCACGAGGCCATGTCTGAGTACAACCAAGCGGAGATGAGCCAGAGGGAGAACTGCAAGACCCGAatccagcgccaggcagagatCATGGGCAAGGAGGTGACCGGTGAGCAGATCGAGGAGATGGTCGAGACGGGTAAGTGGAACGTGTTCTCCGACAACCTCCTGACGGACGGGCGGATGGCACGATCAGCGCTCACGGAGATCGAGAACCGGCACAAGGAGTTGGTTGAGCTGGAGAGTCGGATCAAGGACATCCATGAGCTGTTCTTCCAGATGGCTCTGCTGGTGGAGGAACAGGGGGCCATGGTGGACAACATAGAGGCCAACGTAGTCGCCACAACAGACTTCGTGGGCAAGGCCCAGGCTCAGATAAAGATGGCGGTGAAGTACAAGAAGAACAACCCCTGTAGGAAGTTGTTCTGTTGTTGTTTCCCTTGCTGCAACAAGTGA
- the LOC121539603 gene encoding syntaxin-11-like, translating to MKDRFGQLQDTLDKPGGRGGGGYTNKAFSTVDLDLDDLSAHLGSNHATVAPDNNPELNSILQEAQHVRQEIQQIQEDHAQLREQNYHALNNTLMDDTSEVIRDANNISADIKARGEAVLQRLHRMNKETRKLEVQRGSTNHVVRIARTQYTNLSTTFREVMFNYNETELGHRENCKRLIQRQMAIVGRDVTSEEVEEMMESGQQFNIFNALTDGKTAQSALTQIASRHKELLDLEKRIQGVQELFLDVAVLTEEQGAVLNNIETNVQKTEATIAGASVKLNKAKRYDKNNPIKKLFCCCFPCCK from the coding sequence atgaaagaCAGATTCGGCCAACTGCAGGATACGTTGGACAAgcctggaggaagaggaggaggaggttataCCAACAAGGCCTTCTCCACTGTGGATCTGGACCTAGATGACCTGTCTGCCCATTTGGGCAGCAACCATGCAACAGTGGCGCCTGACAACAACCCTGAGCTGAACAGCATCCTCCAGGAGGCCCAGCATGTTCGGCAGGAGATCCAACAGATCCAGGAAGACCATGCCCAGCTCAGGGAGCAGAACTACCACGCCTTGAACAATACATTGATGGACGACACCAGTGAGGTGATCCGGGACGCCAACAACATCTCAGCAGACATCAAGGCCAGAGGAGAGGCCGTGTTGCAGAGGCTACACAGGATGAACAAGGAGACCAGGAAGCTGGAGGTTCAGCGAGGTAGCACTAACCACGTGGTACGCATCGCCCGGACGCAGTACACCAACCTGAGCACCACCTTCAGAGAAGTGATGTTCAACTACAATGAGACAGAGCTGGGACACAGGGAGAACTGTAAGAGACTGATCCAGAGACAGATGGCGATTGTGGGCAGAGACGTCACGTCTGAGGAGGTCGAGGAGATGATGGAGAGCGGGCAGCAGTTCAATATCTTTAACGCCCTGACTGATGGGAAGACGGCCCAGTCGGCACTGACGCAGATCGCTAGTAGACACAAAGAGCTGCTAGACCTGGAGAAGAGGATCCAGGGGGTTCAGGAGCTGTTTCTGGATGTGGCTGTGCTGACAGAGGAACAGGGAGCGGTGCTCAACAACATCGAGACCAACGTACAAAAGACAGAGGCAACTATCGCAGGTGCCAGCGTTAAACTGAACAAAGCCAAGAGATATGACAAGAACAATCCCATCAAGAAACTGTTCTGTTGCTGCTTTCCATGTTGCAAATGA